The following are from one region of the Coffea eugenioides isolate CCC68of chromosome 2, Ceug_1.0, whole genome shotgun sequence genome:
- the LOC113761522 gene encoding uncharacterized protein LOC113761522, whose protein sequence is MEDTTWEQRIHALTHIITNPTTTPPLHSQFFIATQVPCYIHWDYPPILCTKPSSTFPSLHLKWAISLFLNKVSRLGLPRTSWRSKCPFQLPPPIIRTKGVEEAQWGDAEKREYVRKRLRRKRLGSNVHPLIPILVPNLLLFALLFWDPVPEYTL, encoded by the coding sequence ATGGAAGACACGACATGGGAACAAAGAATCCATGCTTTGACCCATATCATAACCAACCCTACAACCACACCACCCCTCcattctcaattcttcatagCCACCCAAGTTCCCTGCTACATCCACTGGGACTACCCGCCAATTCTCTGCACCAAACCCTCCTCCACTTTCCCATCTCTGCATCTCAAATGGGCTATCTCTCTTTTCCTCAACAAGGTCTCCAGATTGGGTCTTCCCAGGACTTCTTGGAGGTCCAAATGCCCGTTTCAATTGCCCCCACCAATCATCCGTACTAAAGGAGTGGAGGAAGCTCAGTGGGGTGATGCTGAGAAGAGAGAATATGTGAGGAAAAGATTGAGAAGGAAACGACTTGGGAGCAATGTTCATCCCTTGATTCCAATTCTTGTACCAAATCTATTGTTGTTTGCCCTTCTGTTCTGGGATCCTGTACCAGAGTACACTTTGTAG